CCTCTCACAGACACATTAAGACTTATTCACAATAGAACCATTAACACTTTTCAAAGGAGCTTAAAGACAAGGTACAAGGCTAAACAGACCTCTGACCTGATCAAGGAGAGCTGTTCTTATGATGGAACACTGTACTGAAAGGCACAGGACAGCTAACCAGCTTGacaggagcctgcagagccttACCCCTCTCATCCCTACGTAGTTGTGCTGCTCATATCGATCCCCTGGCTTTTGGAAAGGAAATGTACCATCATATCCACTAAGGTAGCCAGCAAGTCCAATCAGCATCTGAAGAGAAAACGTGAAAAAAATGGTCAGGAAAATCACACTGGAGGAAAAAGTATCCAGGCTAGCAGCAGGTAAGATTTCTATAGAAGGCCCATTGATTCAGAGGACAAATAATTCAGACACATCATCCAAAAAAGAGTTTATTTACAGAAATCATTTACTTCCATACTGCTCTTTGTCTTAAGGcaagatcagaattgtttttgCAACAGACTATAAGGCTGACTGCAAGCTCAAGGAAAATAGCAAGTgtggagctgagcagagagAATCCTGTTGAGTCCCCCATAGCTCCCTATCCCTTTAGTTTCAGGAGACTCAGTCTGAAAGGAAGACAACTTTGACAAGGCAGGAGGATGCACCTTTATCCACACTACACACTGTTGCTAAAACAAGTTCATTTACAGAACAGGAATCAATGCTCTCAGGGTCATTTGTGGCAGGCATCTCATTTGCTCACAAGTTATCAGGAACTGTTTGCTTCCTTTAAAATGTAGGCTTCTATTACATATGCCCCCCAAGTGTCacattgatttttttgtgtCAAGCCTTTCAAAACCACAACATACAATactgtttggttttcttatATTCGAAGCATTTTTTGTGAGAACAAAAAGTTGCAAGTTGAGGCTCTGGACACAGAATGCAAATTGCTGTGGTGTCAACAACAACAGTTAGGAAGGACTATGTTGTTCACCACATCCTTTGGCCAGAAGGCAGAGGCAGACTTTTATTGGCCCACTCCTGTGGCTTCTGAAACATGCAACAGAAAAGCACTTTACCTTCCCCAAAGGGGGATGGACATCAAAGAAGAAGGTCCGATTAATGTAGTAACTTCCCATCTTTCCAAAATGAGTTTCATCCCAACTGGAAAAAACAcaccaacaaaacacaaaccacaATAACCAATCTGCTACAATGCTGAagggagtttaaaaaaaaatccaggaagaTCTTTTTACTTATGCTTTTTATAGTATAGAGGGATACTTTCATACATTCCATATGAGACGATGGGAAACCATGGACAGCACTGCAGCCATTGTAGGAAAGGTCCTTTTTTTAAGGAGTTTTATATTATCACTGCAAAACCTCCGGTTTGCCCTTTTGCTTCCAAATTGACCTTAGCGAGGTTAAAAAGTCTGCTTGCTGCACAAAGATCCCCAAGACGCCCTCCCCGGGACCCGGTGCCCTCCTGCAGCACGGCCCCAGAGCAGCGTGGAGGgcgcgggggccgggccgggctggccGGAGAgcgcagccctgccctgtggcccTCACTGCCATGTCCCGTCCCCCACCTGCCGGGGATAAACAGGGATCCCCGCCACCCCGGGCGGGGAAGGGGCGCGGAGCGGGGGTGCGGTCCCGGCCGCTGTGGCCGGCAGAAGGGACACGCACCCACCCGCATcgcggggcccgggcagcgcccgGCCGGAGAGGCTCACGCCCCAGCCCCGCCCGTCCCGTACCATACGTGCGGCGGCTCCCGCAGGCGGTGGAAGCGGGAGGCGAAGCTGAGGAGGGTGACGAGGGCCAGGGCGGCCGGGCGGGTGGCGGCGGGAGGGGCGGGACGCGGCGGCGCCCCCGGCCCCCGGCGGGGCTCCCGCTGCCGCGGCGGCATCCGCGGGCACCCGCCGCGCGCTGCACCGCGCCGGGCGCGGCGCATGCTGGGCCGGAgtgcggcgggcgcggggcacGCCGGGGGATGCAGTCCCGGCCATGCGGTGCCGGCAGCCGCCGAGCTCTGAGCGCAGGCCGGGACGGCGAtgagcgccgccgccgccgccaagGTACGCGGCGCTGGCTCCGCGCTCTCCCCGCGGGCGGGAGGGGAGCGGGGGGCGATGGCGGCGCCACGGCCGGTGGGAGCGGGGCTTGGGGCGGCGGCTCTCCGCCTTCGGCCTGCGCGGGCCTCGCTCGGTTCGGCCTCGTCGCCGGCTGTGGCTTGTGGTACCGCCGGAAGGCCGGGATGGCGGGTCCCGGGAGGAGCGCGCCCCCGCTGCCCCGGCCTGCACCCGTGTCTCTGTCGCAGTGGAAAGTAAGGAATTTAACCTCGTGCTAAATAAAATGCTTCAGTGTGCTGATGCTTTTAGCCGTGCTCCTTACTTAGCATATTTTATTGGCGTGCACTGTTCACACCAATGCCTGCTGAAGAGATACTTAGAATTTAGGAGCAAATCTGTTCTTTCTGCTTTCCATTTGAACCCAGCAGGGTACAAGCTGTGCCTTTCGGGCACCGaggtgtcccctgcagcagcccccaaGGAGCAGTGTATGTGTGCAGGCTGCTGGGCTTGGTGGGTCTCAGGAAAGGTGAGAGATTTGGCCTTTCCAAGTGCATCCCATTTATCCCCCTGGAAAGAGGTGATGTGCAGAGTAGACCGTACTACTCTGAAGAAGACAGAAAACCTAAGAGGTCAACATATAAAGTTAGGGGCGTTTCTTCTGTCTTTCACAACAGGGAAGTGtgttttccaaatttttacTCTGGACTGGTATTTAAGCCCAAACTTTCCTCACTGATTGccagaaatgaaaacagaacCAAACCAGAACTCTCAGTAGACATCAAGCAAACCCTGTCCTCCTGCATCATCCCAGCTCCAACCAGGCTAaactgcagggtttggggattttatcCCACAAAGTTGTAAATGCAGGAAATTCTTTCCTGAGACTTCCCTGGACCATACTCAGCATTTCCTCAGAGGAAATGCTGACAGTGTCGCTCTGGGATCTGTCCACTAAggagaaaacatttctgttgtCTGTAGTCTTTACTTAGCTGATTATTTTTGCCTGTGATCCGCCCTGCTGCTAGGAGCAAAACAGCATCAACTCAAGAGATCACTCCATGCCCCAGCCTCTGGAGACAGTTCCCAGCTGAACGTTGGGTTGGTTTCCATGTTCTTTTTGGTGAAATCCCCCAGGGCCTTGAAATTATAGAGCAAGGCAATTAGCATAGCACAGTTTATTCCAAATGATAGCATAGGCtctaaaaccaaaaaagaacTGCAGAGAGAATCAGGAGAAATGTCTCTGCTGGCTGAGAGGCCAGAGTCCAAAATAGACATAGTGAAGGACATGAATTTCTGAGCCAAAACATCATTAGCAAGGTCCTCAGGAAATGCAAGTAAAATTAGTATCTCATGACTGCtctattttctcttttgaagccatagtttctgtttctttccctGAAACTCACCAGGCTAGACATTTGAAAAATGAACATAGCTGATATTTCTAATGCCCTGATCCCAGGAGAATTTAAGAAAATCAGTAAATATTTTATCCACTTAAGTGTTACCAGTACTTTCCATCTCTTTCCTCCTCACTTATAAATCTGAGTAATTTAGTCAAAGACATACCTCATTTGAAGTTATTTGAGCCAATCTAAACTGTAAGAGAAGCATGAACTTTACAAAGAGGACTGGAGCACGGAGATCACCAGTGTCTCTGGTTTTCTGTTGACAGACTATAATTGAGCATATCTGTGCATTCTTTTGTCTTGCTGCTAAATCTCTGGAAAAACTTCCATGCATTTTGGGTGGGTAGAGACACAGAGAGATCTATGGCATGCCATGGGATCTGTGTAAGCAAGGAGAGACATGATTACAGGTTTATTTAGAGACATACAGGGGTACCAATTTCCTGTGCGGAAAGAAAAAGCTCTGACACAAAAAAAATGTGCAGTCTTTTATTTTACATGGAGTTGGTCTGAGGGCAGAGTAGCAGCTTCTCCCATATCTGGAATGTAGAAAATCCCCTGTACTGGCCAATACTGGTGGGAGGGGAGCTACAGGAGCACACCATGGAATCTTCCTGCAAAGGCAGCCCATTCCCAGAGCTAGCAATCATTCCCtagtgaaaaataaattctgcatgcagctttggttttaattttttgttctcCAGGGTTAGATTTCTGCATTGGCAACTGGTGACAGCTTGTGAGGCTCTCCAGACACCTTATTTATTTCTGGATGAAAAGCCATGGAAATAAGAATGGTTCCCACATGCACTTCCAAGCTTAAATCTCGTTAATGGTTTTGATatcagggctgggagagggtgACTGCAGTGACTCAGGATTGAATCTAATTGGCTGGTTTTTGTGTCCTGGGCACAGACTGGGGGGCAAAGTCCTTATTGGTTTTAAGAGAGAAGCCTTCCCCCATGCCAGCTGAgttaaaagggaaaacacaGACGTTTTTATTTCGTGGAGGCAACTGCACACACTTACCATGGCATCTGAAAAGGTGAGAGTTTGGACAGGGTGGAAGCATCTGGGAAGGCTGCCTTAGTCTCATAGTTCAGGTAGAGATGAATTGTCTGTCTTCATGGCTTTCAGCTCAAACAGCAGAAGCTCTTATTGCTTGGAAAGAAATCTGGCTTTTCCCTGCATGGCTGCAAAAGCTATTTCATATCATAGAAATACCCAGGTGCTTGGCACAATCAGTACAGAAATTGTTTCAGAAATCTAAGATGGGACAGAAGTTAGCAATATTGGATAGGGACAAAGAGGGAAGCTTTATAGGGACTAATTTCAAGGTCATTTCTGCATTGCTGGAAACATCATGTGCAACTGGATAATGAGAAGGCTATTATGAGAGACAGTGATGCTACCTGTATGCCCAAATCAGGAACAGTTACTTTCAGAAAGGAGCCCTCTCCTCCAAACATTGCTCTCCCCTTAGAGTTCCTGAAATGCCTTCTGCTCATGCATTCTTTTCCTTACATTCAATACCCTGGTGCTCCCAGCATATAACCTTTTATCTTTCTCTTCTCAGCCAATACTTTACAGCTATTTCCGAAGTTCCTGTTCTTGGAGAGTGCGAATCGGTAAGATTCGGTGttcatctctctttttttgtctCAGTATTGCAGCATTCTCCCCTTCACTAACCCAATTAATCAATTACTTATTAACAGAGAGGTCAGCAAACATGAGCCTGGAACAGTGAGGCATCTCCCTGTGGGGAGGGTGGGGAAGAGAGCATCTTacctggagcaggtggaatAGAGGGGAACAGATAAGAGGGCTTCATGATACTACCTCAGACTCTGGCCTGCCCAGATCATGAGAGctaagcagggctgggaatggtcCCTACTTGTACTGAGACAGAAAGGTTTTAAAGCTGAGCACATGGTCCTGCCCTCTATAAGCTGAATCAGGAAGGGCTGTGCTGCAAAAAGTTGCAAAGcttattttgaaaaatgcagAGGTTTTGGCAGTACTGGTCTTTAGTACTTTGGTCCTTCGTGTGCCGGAGCACTGTCTCCTCAGTGGACTCAGGCCACCCTCCTTGAGGGAGAGGGTCATTTTTCCAAATGTAGATGCTAACATTTTTCTGAACCCATTACCAATGAAACTGGTCCCAGTGTAGCTGTCTGAAGCTGTACACTCTGCTCTCCCTAGCACTGGCTCTGAAAGGAATTTCCTATGACCTGGTCCCAGTGAACCTCATTAAGGATGGAGGACAGCAGGTAAGGATAAAAATACCACTGCTCTCTCCAGGGTACTGAACTTGGGGATCATGAGGAGACTTGAGATTAGCACTAGAAAGTTCACAGGCAAAGTTACTGAATTCCTCACCACTTCTTTGTAATTAATAGTTGCTTTCAGCCAGTATTCCCTGCCATGTGACACAGGAGGAGAATATGACTACAGGAGACTAGaggctttttcctctctcaaaCATTTGTGACTGAATCCATAAGGCTGAAGATCTTTTGCTTACCATGATACAACTAAATATATCTCGAGCACAGACTTCAGAGAAGCTGCCCCACACTTTAAACAGACTCAGCCTGATTCAATTAGCAACAGAAGATGTGTGGAGGCAGGGATGTACAAAAAATGCTAAATTATATTGCAGGGGGTTGAAAAGGGCCTGCAAAAGGAAGAGGTGGCTTGCCAAAAGAGATCTTCACTGAGGCCTTACGAGGGGGTCCATAGGAGGGAGTTGTGCACCTCGTGGTACCATGGGCTCAATGGGTTGGTATGGGCTAAGGCAGAGTTGGACAACTGGGACAGTAATGGTGGCACTGATGCAGTACCACTGGGCATTGCAGTGGTGCTTTATCAAGAGATAGTGCAGTCTGGGCCAGGATGCAGTGATCCCTGAGCCCTAGTGAGAGCTTAGTAGGCTAATAGTACAGCATAATTTACTGCAAAGATTAATATTAAggtagagagaaaaaagaagaaggaaaacaaatttggTGACTGGGTTCtgggagaagaaaacaaggaagaagAATTTCTCATTGCTGTAGAGTAATTTCAGGTTTGTTTCCACAGTTTTCTGCTGAATTCAAGGCACTGAATCCAATGCAGCAAGTCCCAGCCTTGAAAATTGATGGCATCATCCTTTCTCAGTCGGTGAGTTATGAGCCACATCCCTGTTAACCTTTCACTCCAGCCTGCTGCCCAATCTGGATGGGATGGCTTTGTCCCATCTTTTTCCCCAGAGCTCTCATCTATACATGGGAAAAGAGCTGGCATTTATGGTCCCACTTGGGAACAGAAATAGCACATATTCCCGGATGGGAAACTACTGTCAAGGATTTAAGTTCAATTCTCCACCTTTCACTAAGCAGTTTGTAATCTGATTTTGATGGCTGTTCCATGGTTTGCCTGAAATTACAGCTGGACCAAATGACAAGGTCACAGGCAGATGTCAGAGGGGTTATTCTGTTCTTTGGGTTGGTAACAAACTGCATTCAAAAGCTGTTGTATTGTCTTGGATCGGTTCCCCTTTCCCAGGTGTCCAGGATGTGAAGTTTTCCTTGGCTCTGCAATAACCTCCCATTATCTCTTTGTTCATTACAGCTAGCTATAATTAATTACCTTGAAGAGACACATCCTAACCCCAGGCTTCTGCCCCAAGATCCAAAGAAGAGAGCCCAAGCCAGAATGATCGCTGATCACATTGCCTCTGGCATTCAGCCACTCCAGGTACTGCCATGTCAGATCCATGCAAGTGAGAAAATCAGAAAGAATTTCTATCTTTGAAATTCTCAGTCTCCTTAAATTGTTGCCAGCCAACCGGGTGGCAGAACTTCAGACTGGTGTGGTAGGAGATAAAATCTGCTTAACCTCTGCCTGATCTAGATACCAATGGCACCAATACAGTATTTCCAACACAGCAAATACTAGAGCATCCTAGGGTTCTTTCCAGGAAGAGCTGAATCCATATGGTTTTACTGCTGAGTGTAGGATGTTTTAGGAAGAAGAGAATTGAGCAGCTGAAAAGGAAGAGGCAAAGGGATACCCTGGCAACTGTTACAGAAGGGTAGCGCCAAGAGAAGGATACAGCAGGGTGCGTTATTTGGTGCAGGTGAGGTCAGGGCTGACCCAACCAAGTGAACTCAGGCCAGCCTTGGCAACTGAGTTCAGGCAACCCCTGAACTCAGGGGTCCAGCCTTGGCAACTCGTCATCTCCCCTCTCCTCCACTGGATGACACAGTGGGTAAGATCCAGCCAGCAGTAGTTATCTAACCTAGAGATTGCTTTGCCTTCACAGAACCTGAGTGTCCTGAAACAAATGGGGGATAAAAAAATGGAATGGGCTCAGAACTGTATCACGTCTGGCTTTCAAGGTACATCCCACATCCAAAATGATCAGTATTTTGCCTGACCTTACAAAATGCTGCACCACTGGCATTCTACTTGCCTTTTTCAAGTAGAACCACAGATATTCCTAGGCTGCTGTGCTAGGGTCCTGCCTTGCTGGCAGACACagtgctctccctgcccagagTCTCTTGTCCAGGACTGGTAGCTCCCCAGAATCTCAGAGGAAAGATGTGCACAGAACACTTCCACTGCTGCACATGGAAGAGGGGAAGCCTGGTGCTATCCTGCACATTGCAGCAGTTGATTCATTCTGAAGCACCAGGGCTCACAGCACTTCTAAAGTTCTTCATATACATAGATAGATAGGCTTTTGTAATTGGACACCTAATAGCAAACTCCCACAGAGTTTAGCAAGTAGCAGAgtatttctttgcctttttgaGAGAAATAAAGTGCTTTTGGTTCCCTCAAAATCCTCCCTCCCCATGTGCCACAATGACAGGCCCATCTTCACTTCGTGACAGACACAAACTGACTGAACCTTTgcatttttcccctccccaaTCATGTATTTCTACATTAACCTCATAGTATTTCAAGTGCATTGTCTAAAGCAGCTGAAATCACCCTGGGTCCAAAAAAGCTGAAGAACCCTAAAGACTCCCATAACTATAGTAAGATTTCTGTTCCTTCTAGTTTCTCCCAAAATACTCCTTTTTCATATTCTGCTCAGGGTTAAGATGCCCTTGTACCTAATTCCCAGTCTAGAAAGTGTTTGGTGTCCCTTTCAATTGACTTTCCAATGCCTCATTCCAGTGTACCACCTCTCTTGACAGCACTGGAGCAGATTCTGCAGAACACTGCTGGACGCTACTGTGTGGG
The Agelaius phoeniceus isolate bAgePho1 chromosome 6, bAgePho1.hap1, whole genome shotgun sequence DNA segment above includes these coding regions:
- the GSTZ1 gene encoding maleylacetoacetate isomerase isoform X1; the protein is MSAAAAAKPILYSYFRSSCSWRVRIALALKGISYDLVPVNLIKDGGQQFSAEFKALNPMQQVPALKIDGIILSQSLAIINYLEETHPNPRLLPQDPKKRAQARMIADHIASGIQPLQNLSVLKQMGDKKMEWAQNCITSGFQALEQILQNTAGRYCVGNEVSMADLCLVPQVANAERFKVDMGPYPTITRINKALLELEAFKISHPSRQPDTPAELRA
- the GSTZ1 gene encoding maleylacetoacetate isomerase isoform X2, with amino-acid sequence MAGPGRSAPPLPRPAPVSLSQWKPILYSYFRSSCSWRVRIALALKGISYDLVPVNLIKDGGQQFSAEFKALNPMQQVPALKIDGIILSQSLAIINYLEETHPNPRLLPQDPKKRAQARMIADHIASGIQPLQNLSVLKQMGDKKMEWAQNCITSGFQALEQILQNTAGRYCVGNEVSMADLCLVPQVANAERFKVDMGPYPTITRINKALLELEAFKISHPSRQPDTPAELRA